The Streptomyces sp. NBC_00659 genomic interval CATGGGGTGCTCACCTCTTTCGGGAGCGCCCAGGAGGCGCCCAGCTCGGAGTAGAGGGCGAGGGTGTCGGCGGCGGCCGCGACGAATCCGTCGACGCCGGGCACGACGCGGCGCTGTTCGCCGGGGACCGTCTCCCAGGCGTCCGGGGGCAGCGCGACCGGGTCGGGGGCCTGCCGGATCGCCTCGACGACCTTCATGAAGGCGCCCGTCGACTCGGGCGGGACCAGCAGTGGGGCGCCGCCCGACAGATGCCCGGCCAGGTTCTCCAGCAGGTCGGTGCGGCCGTACTCGATCTCCTCGGGGCCGTGTCCGGACCGCTGCACGAGCACCCGGTCCTGCTTGTACCAGAAGGTGATCCGGCCGCCCGTGCCGTGCACCAGGACGTACGGCTCGCCGGGGCGTTCGGCGCAGAGCGTGGCGGCGACGGTGATCCGGCCCCCGGTGGTCGTCACCCGCACGCACGAGGTGTCGTCGGACTCGATGTCGTTGGCCCGCAGCAGTTCGGTCCGGATGCCGGTGACGTCCTCGGCGCGGGTCGAGCCGTCCAGGGCGAGGGCCGTGGCGACGGCGTGGGCCAGCGGGTTCGTCAGGACCCCGTCGACGACGTCGGCGCCGTCGAGGCGGCGTCTGCCCGCCCAGGGCGCGCGCCGGAAGTACGCCTCGTCGCGGACCCAGGCGCCCGCCCCGCCGATTCCGGTCACCCGGCCGATGGCGCCCTCGGTGATCAGCTTCCTGATCGCCGGCACGGCGTGCGAGCCGAGCGACTGGAAGCCGATCTGGCAGACCACTCCGGCCGCCGCGACTCCGTCGGCCATCCGCCGGAACTCGGCGTAGGACGGCGCGGGCGGCTTCTCCAGGAGCAGGTGGACGCCCCTGCGCGCGGCGGTCAGCGCGAGGTCGGTGTGGGTGGGGATGGGGGTGCAGATCACCGCGACGGCGGCGCCGGTGGAGTCGAGGAGGGCACCGAAGTCGGCGGACTGCTCGACGCTTCGCCCGCCCAGCTCCTCCTCGGTGAGCGGGGTCAGCTCGCAGATCCCGGCGAGGCGTACCAGGCCCTTGTCCTGGAGCCGGCCGATGTTGTCCAGGTGCCAGCGGCCGTGGCCCCGTGCACCCGCGAGGACGACGGGCAGCGGGAGCCGGGCCGTCGTGCCCGCCCGGGCGGAACCGGCCGGCCGCGGGAGCCCGGGGCCCGTCGTCGCCTGGACGCCGGACGCGGACGGCCGGCTGTCCGGGTGCGGGTCGCCGCTCCGGCGCGAGGTGGCGGTCATCCCTTCACCGCCCCGGCGCTGAATCCGGTGATCAGCCATTTCTGGATGAAGGCGAAGACGACGACCACGGGGACGGCGGCGACGATGCCGCCCGCCGCGAGCGCGCCGAGGTCGACGCTGTCGGAGCTCAGCAGGGTGTTGAGGCCGACCGGGATGGTCTGCTTGCTCTGGTCGCTGAGGAACATCAGGGCGAACAGGAAGTGGTTCCAGGCGTGGACGAAGGCGAAGGAGCCGACGGCGATCAGCCCGGGCCGCAGCAGCGGGAGGACGACGATCCGGAAGGCGTCGAAGCGGTTGCAGCCGTCGACCCAGGCGGCCTCCTCCAGGGTGTACGGCACGTTCCTGATGAACCCGCTGATGAGGATCATCGACAGCGGAAGCTGGAAGACCGTCTCGGCGATGACGACACTGACCAGCGAGTTGATCATCCGGAGCTCGGCGAAGATCTGGAAGAGCGGGACCAGGAGCAGGGCGCCCGGCACGAACTGCGAGCAGAGCAGCGCGAGCATGAAGCCGCGCTTGATCCTGAAGTCGAAGCGGGCGAGGGCGTAGCCGCCGGCGAGGGCGACGAGCGTGGTCATCACCAGGGTGGAGACGGCGATGATCACGCTGTTCTGGAAGTAGGTCCCGAAACTGCGCTCGGTCCACACCTTGTCGAAGTGCTCGAAGGTCATGGGCCAGGGCACGAGGGAGGTCGACCCGGCCGGGCGCAGCGCGAAGAGCAGGATCCAGTAGAAGGGGATCAGGGTGAAGAGCAGATAGACGCCCAGGGGGACGTAGATCTGCCAGCGCGGGGCCTCGTCCCAGGCGCGCCGCTTCCTCCCCGCGCGCGGGCGGGGTTCCTCCCTGGGCGGGGCGGGTACGGCCGGGGCGATCGTCCCGGCGTCCTTGGTGATCACTTGTCCCCGCCTCCGAACTTGCTCAGCCGCAGATAGACGATCGAGCAGAACAGCAGAATCACGAACGCGACCGTGGTGAGGGCCGAGGCGTAACCGAAGTTGTGCGCGTCGACACTGGTGTTGGCGATGTAGAGCGGAAGGGTCGTCGTCTCGCCCGCGGGGCCGCCGCCGGTGAGGGTGTAGAGCAGGTCGACGTTGTTGAACTCCCACACCGCGCGCAGCAGGGTGGAGAGGATGATCGCGTCCTTGAGGTGCGGCAGCGTGATGTGCAGGAACTGCCGGACGCGGCTCGCTCCGTCGACCTCGGCGGCCTCGTACAGGTCCTTGGAGACGGACTGGAGGTCGGCGAGGATCAGGATCGCGAAGAAGGGCACCCCGCGCCACAGGTCCGCGACCACGGCCGCCGGGAAGACGGTGGAGGTGTCCGAGAGCCAGCTCGTCCCGTACGAGCCCATGCCCGCGTCGGCGAGGTAACGGGTGATGCCCGTCTGGGAGTTGTAGAGCAGCACCCAGATCGCGGAGGTCAGCACCCCGGAGACGGCCCAGGGCGAGAAGACCAGGGCGCGTCCGGCGGCCCGGCCGACGAAGGTCTGGTTGACGATCAGCGCGAGCGCCAGGCCGAACAGCAGCTGGAGGCCCACCTCGACGACGACCCACTTCGCGCTGAAGGTCAGCGTGTCCCAGAACTGGGGGTCGTCGGTGAAGGCGTGCACGAAGTTGCCGAAGCCCGCGTAGCCGTTGCGCCACGGCTTGGTCGGGTTGTAGTTCTGCAGGCTGTAGTAGAAGACGCTGATGACGGGGTAGGCGATGAAGCCCAGCATCAGCAGCGCCGCCGGGGCGATCAGCAGATACGGAAGCCTGCGCGGGGTCGCTGAGGCACGGCGCCGCCGGGGTGGCGCGGGCGGTTTCGCCACGGCTGCGGCTTGGGCCATGACTGTTCTCCGTTCGCAGTGGGGCAGGTACAGCGGGTACAGGAAGCGCTTGCTACGACGCCATGGGTCGGGCACGTCCACGTGCGGTCGTGGGGGGTCTCAGCCCGCGTACGGGTCCGGCACCTTGCCCGGGCGGGCCAGGAACGCGAAGTCGCAGCCGGTGTCGGCCTGGGTGATCTGGTCGTTGTAGAGCGCGCCGTAGCCTCGCTCGTACCGGGCGGGCGGCGGGGTCCACGCGGCCCGCCTGCGCTCCAGCTCCGCGTCGTCCACGTGGAGCCGGAGTGACCGTGCCTCGACGTCGAGGGTGATCGGGTCCCCGCTCCGTACGAGGGCGAGCGGGCCGCCGACGTACGACTCGGGCGCCACGTGCAGCACGCACGCGCCGTAACTCGTGCCGCTCATCCGGGCGTCGGAGATCCGCACCATGTCCCGGACGCCCTGCTTCAGCAGGTGGCCGGGGATGGGCAGCATCCCGTACTCGGGCATGCCCGGACCGCCCTTGGGGCCGGAGCCCCGCAGCACGAGGACACTGTCCGCGGTGATGCCGAGCGACGGGTCGTCGATGGTCCGCTGCATGGTGCGGTAGTCGTCGAAGACGACCGCGGGACCGGTGTGCCTGAGCAGGTGCGGCTCGGCGGAGATGTGCTTGATGACGGCGCCGTCGGGGCAGAGGTTGCCGCGCAGGACGGCCACCCCGCCCTCGGCCGCGACCGGGTTCTCCCGGGTGCGGATGACGTCGTCGTTGTGCACCCGGGCGGTCGCCAGCTGCTCGCGCATGCTGTCGTGGGACACCGTGGGCCGGTCCAGGTGCAGCAGGTCGGTGATCCGGGAGAGGAACCCGGGCAGGCCGCCGGCGAAGTGGAAGTCCTCCATGAGGTACTTCTGTCCGCCGGGCCGGACGTCGGCGAGGACGGGCACGGTCCGGGCGATCCGGTCGAAGTCGTCCAGGGTCAGGGTGACCCCGGCCCGTCCGGCCATGGCGATCAGATGGATCACGGCGTTGGTGGAGCCGCCGAGGCCGAGGACGGTCGTCACCGCGTCCTCGAAGGCCTCGGCCGTGAGGATGTCGGACAACACGCGGTCCTTGTGGACGAGTTCGACGATCCTGAGCCCGGCCGCGGCCGCCATCCGGTCGTGTCCCGAGTCGACGGCGGGGATGCTCGACGCGCCGGGAACGGTGACGCCGAGCGCCTCCGCGGCCGCTGTCAGCGTGGACGCGGTGCCCATCGTCATGCAGTGCCCCGGCGACCGGGCGAGCCCGCTCTCCAGCTCGGTCATCTCGCAGTCCCCGATGAGGCCCGCGCGCCTGTCGTCCCAGTACTTCCACATGTCGGTTCCGGACCCGAGGACCTCGTCGCGCCAGTGGCCCGGGAGCATCGGCCCGGCGGGCACGAAGACGGTCGGCAGGTCGACCGAGGCGGCGCCCATGAGCAGCGCGGGCGTGGTCTTGTCGCAGCCGCCCATCAGCACGGCCCCGTCCACCGGATACGACCGCAGCAGTTCCTCGGTCTCCATCGCGAGCAGGTTGCGGTAGAGCATCGGGGTCGGCTTCTGGAACGTCTCGCTCAGCGTGGACACCGGGAATTCGAGCGGGAATCCGCCGGCCTGCCACACGCCCCGCTTGACGGCCTGCGCGCGGTCGCGCAGGTGCACATGGCACGGGTTGATGTCGGACCAGGTGTTGAGGATCGCGACGACCGGCTTGCCCAGGTGCTCCTCGGGGAGGTAGCCGAGCTGCCGGGTCCTGGCCCGGTGGCTGAACGAGCGGAGCCCGTCGGTGCCGTACCACTGATGGCTTCTGAGTTCCTCGGGCCGTTTCACAGGGACCATCCGGCGGCTATGGCGGCGACCTCGGAACGCTCGCTCGCGGGCAGCGGTCTGCTCGGCGGGCGCACGTCACGGCGGCACAGGCCGAGCGAGGACAGGGCTTCCTTGACGACGGTGACGTTGTTCGCGGAGGCGTCGGCGGCGCGCAGTTCCTCGAAGCGGCGGATCCGCTCCCAGACCTTCATCGCGGCCGGGTAGTCGCCGGACCGGAGCGCCTCGATCATGTTCAGCGAGACGGCCGGAGCCACGTTCACCAGGCCCGAGGTGAACCCGGTGGCGCCGGCCGAGAAGTACGAGGGGGCGTACGGCTCGGCGAGTCCGGCCACCCACACGAACCGTTCGAGACCGGCGTCCCGCGCGAAGGACGCGAAGCGCGCCGCGTCGGGGACGGCGTACTTCACGCCGATGACGTTCGGGCAGGCGTCCGCGAGTTCGGCGAGCCGCGAACCCGCGAGCAGCGGATTGCGGATGTACGGCACGACGCCCAGCTCCGGCACGGACTCGGCGATCGCCCGGTGGTAGTCGACCCAGCCGCCCTCCGAGACGTACGGGTGCACGGGCTGATGGACCATCACCATCGGTGCGCCGAGGGCACGGGCGTGCCGTGCGGAGGCGACGGCGGTGGGCAGGTCGTGCCCGACGCCGACGAGGACGACCGCGCGGTCGCCGGCCTCCTCGATGGTCAACTCGGTGATGGTGCGGCGCTCTTCGGGGGTGAGGGCGTAGAACTCGCCGGTGTTGCCGTTGGGGGTGAGGGTGCGGACGCCGCCGTCGATCAGCCGGCGCAGCAGGGCCCGGTGGGTGTCACGGTCGATCGTGCCGTCCTCGGCGAAAGGGGTCACCGGGATCGCCACGACCTCGGCGAGTGCGGCCCGTTGGGTCTCGAACGTCGCTGTCATTCCTGTCCGCCCTCTTCCTGGCCCTGCGGGAAGGCCCGTCGCACGAACGAGGCGATGTGCGCGTGCAGTGCCACGGCCGCGCCGTCGGCGTCACCGTCGAGGGCGAGCCGCAGGATCTCCCGGTGCTCGTTCGCCTCCCGCTCCCAGGAGGGATCGGACGCCCAGGCGACCGCCGAGACGAGGGCCGCCTGGTCGCGCACCTCGTCGAGCATCCGGCCGAGCAGCGGATTTCCGCAGGGCGTGTACAGGGCGCGGTGGAACTCCCGGTTGGCCAGGGAGCGTTCGGCGGTGTCGGCGGCGTCGTCGGCACGGGTGAGCGCGTCGCGGGCGGCGTCGAGGGAGGCCCCCCGGCGCACCACCCGCCGCAGAGCCTCGGGTTCGAGGAGCAGCCGCACGTCGTACACCTCGCGCGCCATGTCCGCGTCCACCATGCGCACCGTGACGCCCTTGTACTGGTTCATCACGACGAGCCCGGTGCCGGCCAGGGTCTTGAGCGCCTCGCGCACCGGGGTCTTCGACACCCCGAACTGCGCGGCGAGGTCGGTCTCGACCAGGGCCTGCCCTGGGGTCAACTGCCCGGTGAGGATGCGGTGTTTGATCCCTTCCAGCACGAACTGCGTGCGGGACGGGATCGGGGTGGGCACAGAGGTCATGCGCGCCTCTCTGGTCTCACGTCTCGGATCGCGGGAGCCGGGCATCGGTCGCGGACGCCGATCCCCGATCTCGCATATCGCGTCTCATATATGACGTACGAAGTACGACGCGTTGAAGGTAGGAGCGTGACCGTGTTTCGTCAACGCTTCCGGCAGAGGAAGTTCAGGAGACATGTGCGGCGCGCGGCGCCGGAGGGTCCGGACTCCTCCCCCGGGGCGAGGCCTGTCGGATGTTCGCTCTCGCGATGACGTCCGGGAACACACGTACGGGCCGCCCGCTCGACGGGCAGCCCGTGACACTTCAGGAGAGCGGTATTTCAGCGGGGAGGAGTGGATGGTGCCCGACGGGGTGCCGGGCTTCGGGCCGCATCCAGGCCCTCACGGACCGTGTGCTTCCGTGAAGCGATGGCGGCCGACGGCGGCTTGCGTCGATGGCTCCTCCGTCACGGCTTCCAGCCCGGGTCACGGCCGCTGAGGCCGATCACGCGGTCGAGGAGCGGGGCGTCGTCGGGTACCGGGACGACGGGGCCGAAGATGCCTCCGACGCGGGTCGGGTCGTCGGCCACGCCCACGAGGAACTGCTGCGTCACCTGAAGGGCGGTGGCGTCGGGCGTGTACTCCTGGCCGGTGGCCCGCGCGAGGTCCCAGCCGTGCACCACCAGTTCGTCGGCGGCGACGGCCGCCGCGACTCCGGCCGGGAGCGTCACTCCGCCCGCCCGGGTCGTGCCGGTCCAGGCGGCCGGGTCCCGCCAGGCGTCGGCGAGTTCGTCGAGCGCCTTCGGCAGGGCCTCGCGCCAGCCCGGCTCGATGTCGGGCACGGCGGCGGTCGGGCTGGTGTCGGTCGTCGGTCCCAGGTCCTTGCGCCCGGCGTCGCGGAAGGCGACGGCCAGTCCGGTCAGATGCCCGAGCAGGTTACGCACCGCGTACTTCGGACAGGGGGTCACCCCGTCGAGCCGTGCGTCCGTGACACCCGCCGCGAGGCGCGCCACGACGAGGGCCTGCGGGCCGAAGTCGAAGGTCTGGCCGGTCATCCGATTCTCCTCAGAACGCGTATCCGTTGTCGTAATCCGTTGTCGTATCTCCGGTGCGGGGACACCGTGGGACGAGCCCGCAGGGGCACTCCCGAGCGGGACCCGGTGCCGAGCCCGTCGGGGCACCCCGCGAGGGCCCGTGGGACCAGCCCGTCGGGGCACCCCCGCGAGGGAAACCCGCGGGACCAGCTCCTCGGGGCACTCCTGTGAACGGAGAGCTCCGGGGCAAGCCCGTGGGGCCGTCCCCGTGGGGTAGACCCCGCCCGCACCGGAAAGTCATCGGTACCCCGGCCAGGGATTCCCGCACCGGACTCATCGGCCCCCGGCCCAGGGTCAGAAGTTTTGACAGGTGGTGACCGGGCTCCGGTTCCGCCCCAGGGGCGCTCTGCGGCGTCTCGAACCGGCGACAGCGTCACCGTCAGTAACCATCGCGGGTGGCCCTCAGTCCGTGAGGAAGGCTCCCTCGCGACAAGGGCGGCAGACGAAGACGTAGCCCAGCTGACCGCCGAGGTTCATCGCGGTCTCCCGGGTTATCCCCTCCTCCAGGTGTGCCGCGAACTCCATCGTGCCGGTGCAGGAGGGGCACACGGGCAGGCGGTCGTCCTCAAGGTAGGAGGGACTGCCTCCGAGCGACCCGAGCACTTCGCGCTGCTTCCCGAATCGGTCTTCGGGTTCCCTCTTCCATCCCGAGCGGGCAAGGTCGTACGCGTCAGGCTCGATCCCCTCGTCGTCGTCGGCCTCCTCGGGGTCGATCGTCACGACATGGGTGCGGATGGCCGAGGTGCCGGGCAGCAGCGTCAATCCCGCCTCGGGCACGGCCACCGGTAGCAGTTCCTCCCGGGGAAACAGATAGACCCTGTTCGCGCTGGAGCTCGCGTCCCAGAACTCACACGCGCCAGGGTCGTTCTGGCACACGAACACCGACAGGACAGCGCCCTCGACGGGGAGATGGGCGAAGAACTGCAGCGGCCCTCCGCAGCCGCACACGGGCCAGGCGAATCCGGCCGGAGCCAGCGGCACGCCCCCGGTACGCGGGGTGTCGGAATCGGCCGGTGCGGGGCCGTCGTAGATCATCAGCGCTGTCTGCATGGCGAGAGGCTACTGGTCACGGTTGGAACGAGAATGACCGTGTGTGACGCACGGTCGGCGGCGGAGAGGTCCTCCATCATTTCTCCGCGGTGGTGAGGGTCCGCCCGCGATGGCGGCTGTGAAAATCGCTGTCCGATTGTCGGAACGCAGTGATAGAGCTTCAGGGTGACAACGACACTCGAGTTCCCCGTTCTGCTGCGACTGATCGACGAACGGTCGACTGCCTTCCGCGCCGCGGTCGCCTCCGCGCCCAGCCTCGACGTACAGGTGCCGACCTGCCCCGAGTGGACGCTGTTCGATCTGGCGCAGCACATCGGCGAGGGGCGCCGCGACTGGGCCGCCACCGTCGCCGCAGGGCCCGCTCCGGCCAAGTCCGCAGCGGAGGGCGCCCCGGCTGCGCCTCGGGAGCGCGAGGCCCTGCTGGCCTGGTTGGCGGAGTCCACGGAGCAACTGCTGGACGCGTTGCGGAAGGCCGGCCCGGATCGCGGTTGCTGGACGTGGTGGGGGACGTCGCAGTCGCCGCAGACCTCCGGTGCCGTAGCTCGGCACCAGCTCCAGCAGTTCGCGGTGCACACGTACGACGCCCAGATCACCGTAGGTGCTCCGCAGCCGCTGCCGGACGAGGTGGCGCTCGACGGTGTCGACGAGTTCCTGTCCACCTGCGTCGCAACGACAAGTGCCTGGCCGCACAAGCCCGCTGCCATCGACTTCCACGCCTCCGAGGGCCGCTCCTGGCGCCTCCGGCTCTCCGCCGACGGCGCACGGACCACCCGCCTCCCCGGGCCCGGCACCATGCCGGCCACCGCCGCCGGCCAGGACCCGGACGCGGCCGCCGCCTTCTTGTCCGCTCGGGGCACGGCCAGCGAGCTGGTCTTCATCCTGTACGACCGTATCCCGATCAACTCTCTGAAGCTCGACGGCGACCGACGTCTCTTCGAGCAGCTCAGCGCCTGGGACCCGGATGAGTAGGACGTGACGATGCGCCACCTCGTACGCCCCGGGGCATGCCGTTGATCGCGTTCAGCCAGGTGATGCCCCTCTTCTTCGCGAAGTACTTGGGGCTCGGCGCTGCGCCGATGGTACGGACGGGGACGACGAAGCGCAGGCCGTCGACGGAGGCGAGCAAGCCCTTGCCCCGGGGCCCCGTACACGGCCAGCCGGACGGCCCAACACCGGGCTGCCCGCTCCTCCGTATGCAGCAGCGGCGCAGGCGAGCCGATCGCCCCGGACCGAAGCTGGGCGTGCCCCGGCCCCCGCCCGACCCGGGAGGGGGCGTGCCCGGCCCCGACTCGGGAGAACCCATGCCTCTGCCTCGCCGCCTCCGGCCGCGTCCGTCCCTCGGCGTCCTGCTGGCCGCCGCCTGTCTGACCGGCGCCGTGTCCGGGCCGGCCGACGCCGGCTCCGGCTCCGCGGACCGTGACCACGACCGCGCTCTGCGGAAGCAGCTCGAAGAGCTGGTGCACAGCCCCGGCGGCCCGCCCGGTGTCATCGCCGTCCTGCGCCGCGAGGGCGGGTCCCGCATCGTGCGCGCCGGAGTCGCCGACCTCGACAGCAAACGCCCGATCCGGGCGGACGACCACACGCGGATCGCGAGTACGGCGAAGGCCTTCAGCGGTGCCGTGGCGCTGCGCCTGGTGGACCGGCGCGCGCTTTCTCTCGACGACACCATCGGCCGCCGGCTCCCGTCACTGCCCCGGCAGTGGCGCTCCGTGACGCTGCGCCAGCTCCTGAACCACACCAGCGGGCTGCCCGACTACACGCAGTCCCCCGAGTTCCTGGAGATCCTCACCGCCGATCCGCGCCACCACTTCGACTCGCGCCGACTGCTCGACTACGTGGCCGACGAACCGCTACTGTTCCGGCCGGGCTCGAAGTACCAGTACTCGAACTCGGACAACATCGCGGTCGCGCTGATGGCCGAGGCGGCAACCGGCCGGCCCTACGAGCAGTTGCTGCGGGACCTCGTCTACCGGCCGCTCGGCCTGCGCGACACGAGCCTCCCCCAGGGCTACGAGATGCCCGAGCCGTACATGCACGGATACGACGTCACGCCGCCGAATCCCCCCGAGGACGTCAGCGAGGCGCTCAGCGCGTCGGGCGTGTGGGCGTCGGGCGGGATCATCTCCACCCCGGCGGACCTGACCCGCTTCATCCGCGGGTACGCGGGCGGGGCCCTGATCTCCAAGGCCACCCTGCGCGAGCAGCGCCGATGGATCGACGGGGCCTCGGAGCCCGCGGGCCCCGGCGTGAACAAGGCGGGAGAGGCGATCTTCCGCTACGCCACCCGCTGCGGAGTGGTCCTCGGCCACACCGGCAACTTCCCCGGCTACACCCAGTTGATCGCCGCCACACCGGACGGCCGGCGGTCACTGACCTTCACGCTCACCACCCAGGTGAACAAGACGACCAAGCCCGAGCTGCTGAAGCGGCTGCGTGCGGTCGAGGAGAATTTCGTCTGCGCGCTGCTGAAGAACTGACGAAGTCCCCCGAGGGCGCCCGGACCGCTCCGGGCGCCCTCCGCCCTTGTCCGCCACCCGCCACCCGCCACCCGCCACCCGCCACCCGCGGAGCATTCACCTTCAGCCCATTGCAACGTATGGAACGAGAGACGTTGCATTAAAACCAGAACCATTGCAATGAAATCTCGGCATCTACCTGCAATAGCAACAGTATTGCGCAACAAGCATGTTGCCCGATCTTCGAATGCAACGTAGCGTTTCCAATGTCAGAAACACAGGGAACGCACGCGACGCAGACCATGGAGAGCATCATGCAGAAGTTCGACACCCCCGCCCCCGTCTCGGCCGTCCTCGACATCCCCGCCGGACGCATCCGGTTCATCGCCGCCGACCGCGCCGACACCACTGTCGAGGTCCTGCCCGCCGACGCCTCCAAGGGCCGCGACGTGAAGGCGGCGGAGCAGGCCGAGGTCTCCTACTCCGACGGCGTCCTGCGTGTCGAGATCCCGGAGGCGAGGAACCGGAGCATCGGCTCTTCCGGGTCCGTCGAGGTGACCGTGCAGCTTCCGGCCGGCTCCCGGATCGAGGCGAAGGCGGCCGCCGCCGAGTTCCGCGGCGTGGGACGGCTCGGCGAGGTCACCTTCGAGGGCGGCCACCGCTCGGTCGAGCTCGACGAGGCCGACAGCGTCCGCCTGACCGGCCTCGACGCCGACATCACCGTCGGCCGCCTGAACGGCCCCGCCGAGATCAGCACCCAGAAGGGCGACCTGAAGATCACCGAGGCCGCCCGCGGAACGCTCACGCTGAGCACCCAGAAGGGGAACATCACCGTCGGCGCCGCCCCCGGCGTCTCCGCGGCCCTGGACGCCGGCACCACGTTCGGCCGGGTCAGCAACACGCTCAAGAACGCCGACGCAACTCCCGGCCTGACCATCCACGCGACCACCGCCCACGGCGACATCACCGCCCGCACGGTGACGGACTGAAGTCACGGCCCGCTCTGCTCTCCTTCGCCCCCTTCACCCCGTCCGGGGCGCAGGGGGCGGAGTGGGTGCAGCCGAGTGGGTGCAGCCGAGTGGGTGCAGCCCCGCGTGAGCGCGGAGAACGAGACCCCTCTAGTCGTCCAGCGCCGCCAGCCCAGCCAGCGCCCCCCGCACCGCCTCCAGATCGGCGTCCGAAGCCAACCCCGCGTGATACAGGCGCAGTTCCGTCGCGCCGAGCTCGGCCGCGCGGGCCGCGTCGGCCGCCAAGCCGTCCGGCCGGCCCTCCATCCCGGACACCACGGTGAAGTTGGCGGCCAGGACCCTCCCCCGCGCGCCCGCCCGCACCGCTTCCGCGAACGGCGTCAGCAGGCCCGCTCCTCCGGTGCACGGCACGACCACACCGTCGGCCACGGACAGGATGTGCCCGGGGTCCACCCCGGCATTGGCCCCGCAGTGGAAGGAGACGGGGTCGGCGTGCAGCAGCACCTGGAACCCGGCCGGCGCGGCGGAACGGACCGCCGCGACCGTCTCCTCCTGGAGCGAACGGGCCACCTCGTCGCGCCACACACGGGTGGCCGCCGCCGTCCCCGCCCCGAGCAGCTTCTCCACTCCGGCCCAGCCCCCGCCGGACGGCTCCCCCCGCCACACCGGCTCCAGCGCTCCGCGCACGAAGGACGCCAACTCCTCGGCGTCGAGGCCCTGTCGGTCGTACCCGTCCGCACACACGGCGCAGAAGCAGAGGGACATCAGATACTGCCCGGCGTCCCCGAGCGGCACCCCGCCGGTCTTGTCGTGGGCGTGCAGATGGGCGAGCCCGTACCAGCCGAGCGACTCCAGCTCCGTGCCCGCCGCACCGGGCCGGACCGCTGCCTCCACCGCGAGGCTCGCCAGGTAGGCCCGGGTGGCCGGCTGGGCGACGCAGGGAGCCCAGGGGTAACGGTCCCCATAGGCGTTGACGACGGACGTCGCCGGATGCTCCTCCCCCATAAGGGAGTTGTGCGCGAGCACGACCCAGGTGTGCACGTCGAGCCCCGCCCCGGCGAGCGCTGCGGCGGCCTCGCCGTACGCGTCACCGGGCGCCCAGTCGCCGGCCGGGTACGGGCGAAGGGCCCGGCCCCGCCATCGCGCCTCGTCCACCGGGTGGAGCACGGCGGCGTGC includes:
- a CDS encoding Gfo/Idh/MocA family protein — its product is MTATSRRSGDPHPDSRPSASGVQATTGPGLPRPAGSARAGTTARLPLPVVLAGARGHGRWHLDNIGRLQDKGLVRLAGICELTPLTEEELGGRSVEQSADFGALLDSTGAAVAVICTPIPTHTDLALTAARRGVHLLLEKPPAPSYAEFRRMADGVAAAGVVCQIGFQSLGSHAVPAIRKLITEGAIGRVTGIGGAGAWVRDEAYFRRAPWAGRRRLDGADVVDGVLTNPLAHAVATALALDGSTRAEDVTGIRTELLRANDIESDDTSCVRVTTTGGRITVAATLCAERPGEPYVLVHGTGGRITFWYKQDRVLVQRSGHGPEEIEYGRTDLLENLAGHLSGGAPLLVPPESTGAFMKVVEAIRQAPDPVALPPDAWETVPGEQRRVVPGVDGFVAAAADTLALYSELGASWALPKEVSTP
- a CDS encoding carbohydrate ABC transporter permease, whose translation is MITKDAGTIAPAVPAPPREEPRPRAGRKRRAWDEAPRWQIYVPLGVYLLFTLIPFYWILLFALRPAGSTSLVPWPMTFEHFDKVWTERSFGTYFQNSVIIAVSTLVMTTLVALAGGYALARFDFRIKRGFMLALLCSQFVPGALLLVPLFQIFAELRMINSLVSVVIAETVFQLPLSMILISGFIRNVPYTLEEAAWVDGCNRFDAFRIVVLPLLRPGLIAVGSFAFVHAWNHFLFALMFLSDQSKQTIPVGLNTLLSSDSVDLGALAAGGIVAAVPVVVVFAFIQKWLITGFSAGAVKG
- a CDS encoding carbohydrate ABC transporter permease, giving the protein MAQAAAVAKPPAPPRRRRASATPRRLPYLLIAPAALLMLGFIAYPVISVFYYSLQNYNPTKPWRNGYAGFGNFVHAFTDDPQFWDTLTFSAKWVVVEVGLQLLFGLALALIVNQTFVGRAAGRALVFSPWAVSGVLTSAIWVLLYNSQTGITRYLADAGMGSYGTSWLSDTSTVFPAAVVADLWRGVPFFAILILADLQSVSKDLYEAAEVDGASRVRQFLHITLPHLKDAIILSTLLRAVWEFNNVDLLYTLTGGGPAGETTTLPLYIANTSVDAHNFGYASALTTVAFVILLFCSIVYLRLSKFGGGDK
- the araD gene encoding L-arabinonate dehydratase; the encoded protein is MVPVKRPEELRSHQWYGTDGLRSFSHRARTRQLGYLPEEHLGKPVVAILNTWSDINPCHVHLRDRAQAVKRGVWQAGGFPLEFPVSTLSETFQKPTPMLYRNLLAMETEELLRSYPVDGAVLMGGCDKTTPALLMGAASVDLPTVFVPAGPMLPGHWRDEVLGSGTDMWKYWDDRRAGLIGDCEMTELESGLARSPGHCMTMGTASTLTAAAEALGVTVPGASSIPAVDSGHDRMAAAAGLRIVELVHKDRVLSDILTAEAFEDAVTTVLGLGGSTNAVIHLIAMAGRAGVTLTLDDFDRIARTVPVLADVRPGGQKYLMEDFHFAGGLPGFLSRITDLLHLDRPTVSHDSMREQLATARVHNDDVIRTRENPVAAEGGVAVLRGNLCPDGAVIKHISAEPHLLRHTGPAVVFDDYRTMQRTIDDPSLGITADSVLVLRGSGPKGGPGMPEYGMLPIPGHLLKQGVRDMVRISDARMSGTSYGACVLHVAPESYVGGPLALVRSGDPITLDVEARSLRLHVDDAELERRRAAWTPPPARYERGYGALYNDQITQADTGCDFAFLARPGKVPDPYAG
- a CDS encoding dihydrodipicolinate synthase family protein, which produces MTATFETQRAALAEVVAIPVTPFAEDGTIDRDTHRALLRRLIDGGVRTLTPNGNTGEFYALTPEERRTITELTIEEAGDRAVVLVGVGHDLPTAVASARHARALGAPMVMVHQPVHPYVSEGGWVDYHRAIAESVPELGVVPYIRNPLLAGSRLAELADACPNVIGVKYAVPDAARFASFARDAGLERFVWVAGLAEPYAPSYFSAGATGFTSGLVNVAPAVSLNMIEALRSGDYPAAMKVWERIRRFEELRAADASANNVTVVKEALSSLGLCRRDVRPPSRPLPASERSEVAAIAAGWSL
- a CDS encoding GntR family transcriptional regulator, coding for MTSVPTPIPSRTQFVLEGIKHRILTGQLTPGQALVETDLAAQFGVSKTPVREALKTLAGTGLVVMNQYKGVTVRMVDADMAREVYDVRLLLEPEALRRVVRRGASLDAARDALTRADDAADTAERSLANREFHRALYTPCGNPLLGRMLDEVRDQAALVSAVAWASDPSWEREANEHREILRLALDGDADGAAVALHAHIASFVRRAFPQGQEEGGQE
- a CDS encoding TIGR03086 family metal-binding protein, translated to MTGQTFDFGPQALVVARLAAGVTDARLDGVTPCPKYAVRNLLGHLTGLAVAFRDAGRKDLGPTTDTSPTAAVPDIEPGWREALPKALDELADAWRDPAAWTGTTRAGGVTLPAGVAAAVAADELVVHGWDLARATGQEYTPDATALQVTQQFLVGVADDPTRVGGIFGPVVPVPDDAPLLDRVIGLSGRDPGWKP